One Anopheles marshallii chromosome 3, idAnoMarsDA_429_01, whole genome shotgun sequence genomic region harbors:
- the LOC128715915 gene encoding uncharacterized protein LOC128715915: MCKQELLFVVFFAVIIDSSVSLRAKRQFFAPPAECVISRADIDELVQLTKLVDGRRSSRKRPPSGNPTPIDNTDECSRKLREFKTTIQDVLARYGTMQKSYITANQYELLKAQQETELTDLMRRVDGLEREVEQRFQAEIERLRNSLQTLKQRLNDKLRQLEQERAVGRRAQEALCVGYIQGENIEEAVKIYRALNGTYDIVRLTNDTYQMDADGVGALVAFYEGLREDAQKFGTIAGYEMLHSHLDRNNQLNRERSRIIFHSLVGLEHYYTNPVDINRVQVLRVKMIDKLQSFVG; encoded by the coding sequence ATGTGCAAACAAGAGCTACTTTTTGTAGTGTTTTTCGCAGTGATTATCGATAGCAGTGTTTCGCTGCGAGCAAAGCGCCAATTTTTTGCTCCACCAGCGGAGTGCGTTATATCCCGCGCCGACATAGACGAGCTGGTGCAGCTCACCAAGCTGGTCGATGGCCGTAGATCGTCTCGGAAGCGTCCTCCCAGTGGTAATCCCACCCCGATAGACAACACCGACGAGTGTAGTCGTAAGCTTCGCGAGTTCAAAACGACCATCCAAGATGTGCTCGCACGGTACGGCACGATGCAGAAATCGTACATAACGGCCAACCAGTACGAGTTGCTCAAAGCCCAGCAGGAGACCGAACTGACCGATCTGATGCGCCGGGTGGATGGTTTGGAGCGTGAAGTCGAGCAGCGGTTTCAGGCAGAAATTGAACGGCTGCGCAACAGTTTGCAGACGCTGAAGCAACGCTTGAACGATAAGCTGCGGCAGCTGGAACAGGAAAGGGCCGTGGGTCGCCGGGCACAGGAGGCCCTTTGCGTGGGGTACATCCAGGGTGAAAATATTGAGGAAGCCGTCAAAATATACCGGGCCTTGAATGGGACCTACGATATAGTGCGGCTCACGAACGACACCTACCAAATGGACGCAGACGGTGTGGGTGCGTTAGTAGCGTTTTACGAAGGGCTTCGTGAGGATGCGCAGAAGTTTGGTACAATCGCTGGCTACGAAATGTTGCATTCGCATTTGGATCGCAACAATCAGCTCAACCGGGAACGGAGTAGGATCATCTTCCATTCGCTGGTTGGGCTGGAACATTATTACACCAACCCGGTAGATATTAACCGTGTGCAGGTTTTGCGTGTGAAAATGATTGATAAATTGCAGTCTTTTGTCGGTTGA